A stretch of the Rhizomicrobium sp. genome encodes the following:
- a CDS encoding sulfotransferase: MSEAGTEADAVQAFFAAVRADPALQAEFAGFEELTSFLPVAVPRAQALGFSLSTEALRDALRPAPVGMERYTGGPPTLDVPPPGWLPVSVAPMYGQVCVDWAWFGARPFDDPFYEASIRYALGRPLSRMMPTRTLLGNLPGLTAQLPVLTPAAFIFHMSRCGSTLVSQMLAAEPRNLVLSEAAPFDSVLQLDRMVQGLSEDVHIALLRAMAGVLGQKRVPGQERVIFKTDSWHSMALPLLTKAFPDVPWVFIYREPVEVLASQVLERGMQTLPEFMPPAVYGLRDEDAEDSTIYCAKLLAATCTAVLEPFKAGGGLLVNYRELPDAVFTKILPHFGVTVGDEVRAAMSVLTRFHAKTPGIPFETREAAKAEVIDAALRAHAQAHMMPVYRELERLRGAG; encoded by the coding sequence ATGAGCGAAGCAGGCACAGAGGCGGACGCGGTCCAGGCATTTTTCGCGGCGGTGCGCGCCGATCCCGCGCTGCAGGCGGAATTCGCCGGTTTCGAGGAGCTCACATCGTTCCTGCCCGTCGCGGTGCCGCGGGCACAGGCGCTCGGCTTCTCGCTGAGCACCGAAGCGCTGCGCGACGCGCTGCGCCCGGCGCCGGTGGGGATGGAACGCTACACAGGCGGGCCGCCGACGCTGGACGTGCCGCCGCCGGGCTGGCTGCCGGTCTCCGTCGCTCCGATGTACGGTCAGGTCTGCGTCGACTGGGCCTGGTTCGGGGCAAGGCCGTTCGACGACCCGTTCTATGAAGCCTCGATCCGCTATGCACTGGGACGGCCGTTGTCGCGGATGATGCCGACGCGCACGCTGCTGGGCAATCTGCCGGGATTGACGGCGCAGCTGCCGGTGCTGACGCCGGCGGCCTTCATCTTCCACATGTCGCGCTGCGGCTCGACGCTGGTGTCGCAGATGCTGGCGGCCGAGCCGCGCAACCTGGTGCTGTCGGAAGCGGCGCCGTTCGACTCCGTACTGCAGCTCGACCGCATGGTGCAGGGGCTCAGCGAGGATGTGCATATCGCGCTGCTGCGCGCCATGGCGGGCGTGCTGGGGCAGAAGCGCGTGCCGGGGCAGGAGCGGGTGATCTTCAAGACGGACAGCTGGCACAGCATGGCGCTGCCGCTGCTGACCAAGGCGTTTCCGGATGTGCCCTGGGTCTTCATCTATCGCGAGCCGGTCGAGGTGCTGGCCTCGCAGGTGCTGGAGCGCGGGATGCAGACGCTGCCCGAATTCATGCCGCCCGCGGTCTATGGCCTCCGCGACGAGGATGCGGAGGACTCGACGATCTATTGCGCCAAGCTGCTGGCGGCGACCTGCACGGCGGTGCTGGAGCCGTTCAAGGCGGGTGGCGGGCTGCTGGTGAATTATCGCGAGCTGCCGGATGCGGTGTTCACGAAAATCCTGCCGCATTTCGGGGTGACGGTCGGCGACGAGGTCCGCGCCGCGATGAGCGTGCTGACGCGGTTCCACGCGAAAACGCCGGGCATACCGTTCGAGACGCGGGAGGCGGCCAAGGCGGAAGTGATCGACGCCGCGCTGCGCGCCCATGCCCAGGCGCATATGATGCCGGTCTATCGCGAGCTGGAGCGGCTCCGTGGCGCGGGCTGA
- a CDS encoding aspartyl/asparaginyl beta-hydroxylase domain-containing protein, translating into MSLPDRLRLPFAFDAQALERDLAGLAGDEWIAHFVQQNYDGDWSVLPLRGTKGASHPVMQIYSDPNATEFEDTAFLARCPYFQDVLSRFRCELLSVRLMRLTPGSTIKEHRDLDLDADSGTVRIHIPVTTNPGVVFELNRRRVLLEPGSAWYLRLSDPHRVANTGATDRVHLVIDAAVNGWLHDLLARASQDSAAAAGA; encoded by the coding sequence ATGAGTTTACCAGACCGCCTGCGCCTGCCTTTCGCGTTCGACGCGCAGGCGCTCGAGCGCGACCTGGCGGGCCTTGCCGGCGACGAATGGATCGCGCATTTCGTCCAGCAGAACTATGACGGCGACTGGAGCGTGCTGCCCCTGCGCGGCACCAAGGGCGCGAGCCATCCGGTGATGCAGATCTATTCCGACCCCAACGCGACCGAATTCGAGGACACCGCCTTCCTCGCCCGCTGTCCCTACTTCCAAGACGTGCTGTCGCGCTTCCGCTGCGAACTTTTATCCGTGCGCCTGATGCGCCTGACGCCCGGCTCCACGATCAAGGAGCATCGCGACCTCGATCTCGACGCCGACAGCGGCACGGTCCGCATCCATATTCCCGTGACGACCAATCCCGGCGTGGTGTTCGAGCTCAACCGCCGCCGCGTGCTGCTCGAGCCCGGCAGCGCCTGGTATCTGCGGCTCTCCGATCCCCATCGCGTCGCGAACACCGGCGCCACCGACCGCGTGCATCTGGTGATCGACGCGGCAGTGAACGGCTGGCTGCACGACCTGCTCGCGCGCGCCTCTCAGGATTCGGCGGCCGCGGCCGGCGCATAG
- a CDS encoding MFS transporter, translating into MSAAAESPAPAPLGATRWIVCALLFAAVALSYIDRQVLSVLKPTLQQKYGWEEQGYGDVVFWFQIAYGAGYIAFGRIVDRIGARFGYALAVTLWTIGHIGHALVTTTRGFALMRIPLALGESGAFPASLAAVAEWFPTRERTLAIGLFNAGSNIGAILAPLIVPFVTLAFGWRMAFVLTGLLTVVWLAVWLWFYRSPRDHRGVSATELAYIESDRAPETHATIPWRQLFARRQTWAYMAGRFLIDPIWWTFLFWLPDFFGKQYHLDLKNYGPPLVAIYVLADLGSIAGGWGSSTLLGRGFDLNVSRKVAMLVCALAVVPVAFAVQAANIWIAVALIGVACAGHQGFSANLYALPSDLFPRWAASSVVGLGGASGALGGALMAKYSGWVLQTLGSYTPIFVVASCAYLVALAAVHLLVPRYAPAAAAES; encoded by the coding sequence GTGAGCGCCGCGGCGGAAAGCCCCGCGCCGGCCCCGCTGGGCGCGACGCGCTGGATCGTCTGCGCGCTGCTCTTCGCCGCCGTCGCGCTCAGCTATATCGACCGCCAGGTCCTCAGCGTGCTCAAGCCCACGCTGCAGCAGAAATACGGCTGGGAAGAGCAGGGCTATGGCGACGTGGTGTTCTGGTTCCAGATCGCCTATGGCGCCGGCTATATCGCGTTCGGGCGGATCGTCGACAGGATCGGGGCGCGCTTCGGCTATGCGCTTGCCGTCACGCTGTGGACCATCGGCCATATCGGCCATGCGCTGGTCACCACCACGCGCGGCTTCGCGCTGATGCGCATCCCGCTGGCGCTGGGCGAATCCGGCGCCTTTCCCGCCTCACTGGCGGCGGTGGCCGAGTGGTTTCCCACCCGCGAGCGCACCCTGGCGATCGGCCTGTTCAACGCAGGCTCCAACATCGGCGCGATCCTGGCGCCGCTGATCGTGCCGTTCGTGACCCTCGCCTTCGGCTGGCGCATGGCCTTCGTGCTGACGGGATTGCTCACCGTCGTCTGGCTGGCGGTGTGGCTGTGGTTCTACCGCAGCCCGCGCGATCATCGCGGCGTCTCGGCGACGGAGCTCGCCTATATCGAATCCGACCGCGCGCCGGAGACGCATGCGACGATCCCCTGGCGGCAGCTCTTCGCCCGGCGCCAGACCTGGGCCTATATGGCGGGCCGCTTCCTGATCGATCCGATCTGGTGGACCTTCCTGTTCTGGCTACCGGATTTCTTCGGCAAGCAGTACCACCTGGACCTCAAGAATTACGGCCCGCCGCTGGTGGCGATCTATGTGCTGGCCGATCTCGGCTCCATCGCGGGCGGCTGGGGCTCGTCGACGCTGCTCGGCCGCGGCTTCGACCTCAATGTCTCGCGCAAGGTCGCGATGCTCGTCTGTGCCCTGGCCGTCGTGCCGGTGGCGTTCGCGGTGCAGGCGGCGAATATCTGGATCGCGGTGGCGCTGATCGGTGTCGCCTGCGCCGGGCATCAGGGCTTCTCGGCAAACCTCTATGCGCTGCCCTCGGACCTTTTCCCGCGCTGGGCCGCCAGTTCGGTGGTCGGGCTGGGCGGCGCGTCGGGCGCCCTGGGCGGCGCCCTGATGGCGAAATATTCCGGCTGGGTGCTGCAGACCCTGGGCAGCTACACGCCGATCTTCGTGGTCGCGTCCTGCGCCTATCTCGTGGCGCTGGCGGCGGTGCACCTGCTGGTGCCGCGCTATGCGCCGGCCGCGGCCGCCGAATCCTGA
- a CDS encoding glycoside hydrolase family 3 N-terminal domain-containing protein: MTLQRAVSSTLVLAAALTALVALTDAAPTKKPAPTKPAAQAAAAPLYKDASAPIPARVEDLLKRMTLEEKVAQIGTIWNNKDSILTPDGKFDPAKAGAQLPYGVGQIARPGDLEGTKRTGRSRDTREATALINDIQHWAVEKTRLGIPVFFHEEGLHGAVVVDGTSFPQAIALASSWDPDLVRRVNAVTGRELAARGVNEVLSPVVDVARDPRWGRIEETFGEDPYLVGEMGVAAVQGLQGDTLPLASDKVFATLKHMTGHGQPESGTNVGPAPYGERTLRENFFPPFEEVVRRTKIQTVMASYNEIDGVPSHVNTWLLSGVLRGEWGFKGAVVSDYFAIEQLADIHHVVPDHAAAAIRSLRAGVDLDNPNGASFGTLVASVRAGKLGEKEIDAAVRRFLTLKFEAGLFEHPYHDAEAANALTGNAEADALAAEAARRAIVLLKNDGTLPLSKSGKTLAVIGPNAATIHLGGYSGIPRKTVNILDGIRAKLGPNVNVVTAEGVRITESSEWGADDVKLADPAENRKRIADAVAVARKADTIVLVIGDTEQTSREAWADNHLGDRDSLDLVGQQDELADALFALGKPVVVVLINGRPLSVNNVAAKANALVEGWYLGQETGTAMADVLFGDANPGGHLPVTIPHSVGQLPMFYNYKPSAHRGYLFDTTAPLFPFGYGLSYTTFEISAPRLSAATIKPDGAVTVTVDVKNTGARAGDQVVQLYLHQQVASVTRPVKELKGFQRVTLAPGESRTLRFALGPHELRMYNQDMKRVVEPGAFDVMVGGSSATPDLKTAVLTVAN, translated from the coding sequence ATGACGCTCCAACGGGCGGTTTCCAGCACGCTTGTCCTTGCCGCCGCGCTGACGGCGCTTGTCGCGCTCACCGATGCGGCGCCGACGAAGAAGCCCGCGCCGACGAAACCCGCAGCGCAGGCCGCCGCGGCGCCGCTTTACAAGGACGCGTCGGCGCCGATCCCGGCGCGGGTCGAAGACCTGCTCAAGCGCATGACGCTGGAGGAGAAGGTCGCGCAGATCGGCACGATCTGGAACAACAAGGACTCCATCCTCACCCCCGACGGCAAGTTCGATCCCGCCAAGGCGGGCGCGCAGCTGCCTTATGGCGTCGGCCAGATCGCGCGGCCCGGCGACCTCGAAGGCACCAAGCGCACCGGCCGCAGCCGCGACACGCGCGAGGCGACCGCGCTGATCAACGACATCCAGCATTGGGCGGTGGAGAAGACGCGGCTCGGCATCCCGGTGTTCTTCCACGAAGAGGGCCTGCATGGCGCGGTCGTGGTCGACGGCACGAGCTTTCCGCAGGCCATCGCGCTCGCGAGCAGCTGGGACCCCGATCTCGTCCGCCGGGTCAATGCGGTGACGGGCCGCGAGCTCGCGGCGCGCGGCGTCAACGAGGTGCTGTCGCCCGTGGTCGACGTGGCGCGCGATCCGCGCTGGGGCCGCATCGAGGAGACCTTCGGCGAGGATCCCTATCTCGTCGGCGAGATGGGCGTGGCGGCGGTGCAAGGGCTGCAGGGCGATACGCTGCCGCTGGCCTCCGACAAGGTGTTCGCGACCCTCAAGCACATGACGGGACACGGCCAGCCCGAGAGCGGCACCAATGTCGGCCCCGCGCCCTATGGCGAGCGCACGCTGCGCGAGAATTTCTTCCCGCCCTTCGAGGAGGTGGTGCGCCGCACGAAGATCCAGACGGTGATGGCGTCCTACAACGAGATCGACGGCGTGCCGAGCCATGTGAACACCTGGCTGCTGAGCGGCGTGCTGCGCGGCGAATGGGGCTTCAAGGGCGCGGTGGTGAGCGATTATTTCGCCATCGAGCAGCTCGCCGACATCCATCACGTGGTGCCGGACCACGCCGCGGCGGCGATCCGCTCGCTGCGCGCCGGCGTCGACCTCGACAATCCGAACGGCGCGTCGTTCGGCACGCTGGTCGCCTCCGTGCGCGCCGGCAAGCTGGGCGAGAAGGAGATCGACGCGGCGGTGCGCCGGTTCCTGACGCTGAAATTCGAGGCCGGGCTGTTCGAGCATCCCTATCACGATGCCGAAGCGGCCAATGCGCTGACCGGCAATGCCGAGGCGGACGCGCTGGCGGCGGAAGCGGCGCGGCGCGCCATCGTGCTGCTGAAGAACGACGGAACGCTGCCGCTGTCGAAGAGCGGGAAGACGCTGGCGGTGATCGGGCCGAACGCGGCCACGATCCATCTGGGCGGCTATTCCGGCATTCCGCGCAAGACGGTGAACATCCTGGACGGTATCCGCGCCAAGCTCGGGCCGAACGTCAATGTCGTGACGGCCGAAGGCGTGCGGATCACCGAGAGCAGCGAATGGGGCGCCGACGACGTCAAGCTCGCCGACCCGGCGGAGAACCGCAAGCGCATCGCCGACGCCGTCGCGGTCGCGCGCAAGGCCGACACCATCGTGCTGGTGATCGGCGACACCGAACAGACCAGCCGCGAGGCCTGGGCCGACAACCATCTGGGCGACCGCGACAGTCTCGATCTCGTGGGGCAGCAGGACGAGCTAGCGGACGCGCTCTTCGCGCTGGGCAAGCCGGTCGTGGTGGTGCTGATCAACGGACGGCCGCTCTCCGTCAACAATGTCGCGGCCAAGGCGAATGCGCTGGTCGAGGGCTGGTATCTGGGCCAGGAGACCGGCACCGCGATGGCCGACGTGCTGTTCGGCGACGCCAATCCGGGCGGCCACCTGCCGGTGACCATCCCGCATTCGGTGGGACAGCTGCCGATGTTCTACAACTACAAGCCCAGCGCGCATCGCGGCTATCTGTTCGACACCACGGCGCCGCTGTTCCCGTTCGGCTATGGCCTCAGCTACACGACGTTCGAGATCTCGGCACCGCGGCTGTCGGCGGCCACGATCAAGCCCGACGGCGCAGTGACGGTCACGGTGGACGTGAAGAACACCGGCGCGCGCGCCGGCGACCAGGTCGTGCAGCTCTATCTCCACCAGCAGGTCGCGTCGGTGACGCGGCCGGTGAAGGAGCTGAAGGGCTTCCAGCGCGTCACGCTGGCGCCGGGCGAGAGCCGCACGCTGCGCTTCGCGCTCGGGCCGCATGAGCTCAGGATGTACAACCAGGATATGAAGCGGGTGGTCGAGCCGGGCGCCTTCGACGTGATGGTCGGCGGCAGCTCGGCGACGCCCGACCTCAAGACCGCCGTGCTGACGGTCGCGAATTAG
- a CDS encoding glycoside hydrolase family 43 protein, whose amino-acid sequence MSGNTIRNPILRGFNPDPSIVRVGDDYYIATSTFEWFPGVQIHHSRDLQHWRLLTRPLRRARQLDLRGDPDSGGVWAPCLSHADGRFWLIYTDVKRYGRTSVGGASGASLRDFHNYLVTAERIDGEWSDPVFLNSSGFDPSLFHDDDGRKYFVNMLWDHRPGNNRFAGIVLQEYAHDAQRLVGARRLIFTGTPLGLTEAPHLYKRGGWYYLITAEGGTGWNHAVTMARSRSIDGPYELHPDTHILSARTRPDAPLQRAGHGDLVETQGGETYMVYLCGRPLPNRGRCVLGRETAIEPMVWGPDGWLRSADGQGIPHTEVRGPGLPPHPFAAAPEREDFDGPGLPLAFQWLRSPDPDALFSLAARPGHLRLFGRESIGSLFTQALVARRQQAFCYTATAALDFEPQHYQQAAGLVCYYSGVKFHYLHVSHDETHGKHIRVMSALPDQPQADAFTAPIPIPPGTRTELRVDVDYERLVFSYRVGGAAWIRLPQVFDASILSDEATAPGNPNFTGAFVGMACQDTAGTGHPADFDWFDYRERDYISVLP is encoded by the coding sequence ATGTCCGGTAACACGATCCGCAATCCCATCTTGCGCGGCTTCAACCCCGATCCGTCGATCGTCCGCGTCGGTGACGACTACTACATCGCGACCTCGACTTTCGAATGGTTTCCCGGGGTGCAGATTCACCACTCGCGCGACTTGCAGCACTGGCGCCTGCTGACGCGGCCGCTGCGGCGGGCGCGCCAGCTCGACCTGCGCGGCGATCCGGATTCCGGCGGCGTCTGGGCGCCGTGCCTGAGCCATGCCGACGGTCGGTTCTGGCTGATCTACACCGATGTGAAGCGCTACGGCCGCACCAGCGTGGGCGGCGCGTCGGGCGCGAGCCTGCGCGACTTCCACAACTATCTCGTCACGGCGGAGCGGATCGACGGCGAGTGGTCCGATCCGGTCTTCCTGAATTCGAGCGGCTTCGATCCGTCGCTGTTCCACGACGACGATGGCCGGAAATATTTCGTCAACATGCTGTGGGACCACCGCCCCGGCAACAACCGCTTCGCGGGCATCGTGCTGCAGGAATATGCGCATGACGCGCAGCGCCTGGTCGGCGCGCGGCGGCTGATCTTCACCGGCACGCCGCTGGGCCTCACCGAGGCGCCGCATCTCTACAAGCGCGGCGGCTGGTATTACCTGATCACCGCCGAGGGCGGCACGGGCTGGAACCATGCGGTGACAATGGCGCGGTCGCGCAGCATCGACGGTCCCTACGAACTGCATCCCGACACCCATATCCTGAGTGCGCGGACGCGGCCCGATGCGCCCTTGCAGCGCGCCGGCCATGGCGATCTCGTCGAGACGCAGGGCGGCGAGACCTACATGGTCTATCTCTGCGGCCGGCCGCTGCCCAATCGCGGGCGCTGCGTGCTGGGGCGCGAGACCGCGATCGAGCCGATGGTTTGGGGGCCGGACGGCTGGCTGCGCAGCGCCGACGGGCAAGGTATTCCGCATACGGAGGTTCGCGGGCCCGGCCTGCCGCCGCACCCTTTCGCCGCCGCGCCGGAGCGCGAGGATTTCGACGGGCCCGGCCTGCCACTCGCCTTCCAATGGCTGCGCTCGCCCGATCCGGATGCCCTGTTCAGCCTGGCGGCGCGGCCGGGCCATCTGCGGCTGTTCGGGCGCGAGAGCATCGGCAGCCTGTTCACCCAGGCGCTGGTCGCGCGGCGGCAGCAGGCCTTCTGCTATACCGCCACGGCGGCACTCGATTTCGAGCCGCAGCATTACCAGCAGGCCGCGGGCCTGGTCTGTTATTACAGCGGCGTGAAATTCCACTACCTGCACGTCAGCCATGACGAGACGCATGGCAAGCATATCCGCGTGATGTCGGCGCTGCCCGATCAGCCGCAGGCCGATGCCTTCACCGCACCGATCCCGATCCCGCCCGGCACGCGGACAGAATTGCGGGTCGATGTCGACTATGAGCGGCTGGTGTTCTCCTATCGCGTCGGCGGCGCGGCATGGATTCGGCTGCCGCAAGTTTTCGATGCCAGCATCTTGTCGGATGAAGCGACCGCGCCGGGCAATCCGAACTTCACCGGTGCGTTCGTCGGCATGGCCTGCCAGGACACGGCCGGCACCGGTCATCCGGCAGATTTCGACTGGTTCGACTACCGCGAGCGCGACTATATAAGCGTGTTGCCGTGA
- a CDS encoding MFS transporter yields MGKIVGLRWWTIGLIMLGATLNFLTRSTLSVAAPTVLADLHIGEREYSWVLLAFQLAIMAQPAVGFFLDTVGLRIGMAICAAAWSVVCMAHGLAHNWQTLAGLRGLLGFAEGSANPAGMKVVSEWFPARERGIAGGIYNIGASVGSMLAPPLVAWAIIAYDWQMAFVITGALGLAWVVLWLLLYRPREDHKALTGSERAYIEAGQEPHLTAQLARPSLLSLLQQRNFWGIALPRFLADPTWAALTFWLPLYLVKAHHFDLRHIALFAWLPFLAADLGSLFGPLVVLALQKFGVGLIDARRGAFTLGAAMMTGIAFTGFVADPYAAIALLCLGAFAHQTLSVTVITMATDLFRRGEVATVAGMAGTFGNTGALIFNTMVGGLVALVGYSPFFVALAVLDIVGAVVLWSFVRERHVR; encoded by the coding sequence ATGGGAAAGATCGTCGGCCTGCGCTGGTGGACCATCGGCCTCATCATGCTGGGTGCGACGCTCAATTTCCTGACGCGCAGCACGCTGTCGGTCGCGGCGCCGACCGTGCTGGCGGATCTGCATATCGGCGAGCGGGAATATTCCTGGGTCCTGCTCGCCTTCCAGCTCGCGATCATGGCGCAGCCGGCGGTCGGCTTCTTCCTCGACACGGTCGGCCTGCGGATCGGCATGGCGATCTGTGCCGCGGCGTGGTCGGTGGTGTGCATGGCGCATGGCTTGGCGCACAACTGGCAGACCCTGGCGGGATTGCGCGGCCTGCTCGGCTTTGCCGAAGGCTCGGCCAATCCGGCCGGGATGAAAGTGGTGTCGGAGTGGTTCCCGGCACGCGAGCGCGGCATCGCCGGCGGGATCTACAATATCGGCGCCTCGGTCGGCTCGATGCTGGCGCCGCCGCTCGTGGCCTGGGCGATCATCGCTTATGACTGGCAGATGGCGTTCGTCATCACCGGCGCGCTGGGCTTGGCCTGGGTCGTGCTATGGCTTCTGTTGTACCGGCCGCGCGAGGACCACAAGGCGCTGACCGGCAGCGAGCGCGCTTATATCGAAGCGGGGCAGGAGCCGCATCTGACCGCGCAGTTGGCGCGGCCGTCGCTTCTTTCCCTTCTGCAACAGCGCAATTTCTGGGGCATCGCGCTGCCGCGCTTCCTCGCCGATCCGACCTGGGCGGCGCTGACCTTCTGGCTGCCGCTCTACCTGGTGAAGGCGCATCATTTCGACCTTCGGCATATCGCGCTGTTCGCCTGGCTGCCCTTCCTCGCCGCCGATCTGGGCAGCCTGTTCGGGCCGCTGGTGGTGCTGGCGCTGCAGAAATTCGGCGTCGGGTTGATCGATGCGCGGCGCGGCGCCTTCACGCTGGGCGCCGCGATGATGACCGGCATCGCCTTCACCGGCTTCGTCGCCGATCCCTATGCGGCGATCGCGCTGCTCTGTCTTGGGGCTTTCGCGCATCAGACGCTGTCGGTGACCGTCATCACCATGGCGACCGATCTCTTCCGCCGCGGCGAGGTCGCGACGGTGGCCGGCATGGCGGGGACCTTCGGCAATACCGGTGCGCTCATCTTCAACACGATGGTCGGCGGGCTGGTCGCGCTGGTGGGCTATTCGCCCTTCTTCGTGGCCCTCGCGGTGCTCGACATCGTCGGTGCCGTCGTCCTTTGGTCTTTCGTGCGGGAGCGCCATGTCCGGTAA